CCTAATCAAATTTACTCTGGTTTGTTAGATGGTTTAGTAAAAGGCCTAATTTGCTGCCTTAcatctttttttcttctctccaCAGCTACCAGCAGTGTGATTTCTTCTACTAAACATTAGGGCAGAATTAATTATAAAAAAGCTGTAGTCATGCTGGAGATACTGGCTTTACGTTCTCTTTGATATAGTTTAGTATTTCAACTGGATATTCATTTGAAATAAATAACACAAATTGAGACTGATGGAACTACAGTGATATTTACTAAGGATGACAGTTAGTAGAAATGACAAACTGAGGATTGTGAAAGATTGTTACATATGCTGGCATATGGAAAGATGAGGCAAATGCAGTTCTGCATAGGAACAAATACATTTGGAAGTAGGAGTGAACTTTTAAATGAAAGTGAGCAGAGGCCATGATGTGCAGATAGTCAGTCATTAAAGATGGAAATCCATCAGTAAACTCAAAGACCAACTTAAATCCTTGAATTCCTATTTTAATATTTCTTGGGCTTTCAACTCTTCATATCTATAATCCCTTACTGATAATGTTAGTGATGTAACACTGCACCTTTTCCATTGCTTTATATACCTTGAACAGTTAAGTGGTAGTGGACACAATTATGGCATACTGCAAGACCTTCAAGATATGAagtataaaacaaagaaatattaAAATAGGAATTCAAGGATTTAAGTTTGTCTTTTTGAGTTTATTGATGTATTTCCATCTTTAATGACTGGCCATCTGCACATTATGGCTTATACTCCCTTTCATTTAAAAGTTCACTTCACTTCTACTTCCAAATGTATGTTTTCCTATGCTGAACTGCATTTGCCTCATCTATCCATATGCCAGCATAGATAACAATCTTTCACAATCCTCAGTTTGTCGTCATTTCTGACTGTGTAACCTGCAAATGTTCAGCTATTCCTGACCTTCTTCAGTAAAACAATCTGTGGCAAGACTGGGCCAAAATCCACATCTGAGTTGACTAAAAATGATGCCTATACTTGTATGGTAGAAATGCGAAGCAAATTCCCAAACAACCTCCCAGCAATAATAGCTTGGGCACTATGTTTAACCAAAAGTTAAATTGGACCTAAGATAAGATATCCTCAAGATAAGATGAAATTTGCTCTAACTTGGGAAATGTCAGGAACTTTAGGGAAAATCCTTAACTGTGTATAGCCACTGGTGATGGTTGGGGCACCTCCTTTATTACCAACACAATGCAAAGTTCAGAGGAGCTGACTGGCCACCGtttcactttttttcctttttgagtGTTCTATATCATCTTCCGTAAATCCATTAACAAAATACGATACAAAATCCCAGCCAAGATACAGACTTCCTCTGCTGTATGGggagatgctgaggaggtcataACTTTTGTTGATGATGGGTAATCATGTAACCTCTCTGTATAATGTACAGTTTCCTATTTTAATACAGGCATTAACCTAATTAATGAATTGATGCTCCCTTACAGTAACCAGAATATGACAGGCACACTCACCAGCTGAGTCCCTGACAACAAATGATGTTGCCAGACACCTCAGctagaaagaaatgaataaatgATGAGAAATGACTAAAACATTATTTGCTAGTGCTATTTGACTTAATTGATTTATGTAATTCACCTGTGTTGTACTCCTCCAGGCTGCTGCTTAGAATTGTTAATAAAAATTTGGACATTATAGTAGCAGTTGAGTATAATCTTGCATGGCATATGTTAGGTCAGTTTACACTCGAACTGTGCCAGGTTTAACTGTTGGTCTCGTGAGATCATCTTTAGTACCACATTAAAAAGGTGATGATTCTTTTCTAGCTGATAATACAAGGAATAATCTACTAATTCCTGTGCTTCACTTTAGAACTTTCTTTGTACAATAGCAGACTATCATACCTCCCTGATTTTTAGCTGGATACATCTTCATTTAATAGTCTCTGAATGCAATTTACTAGAATAAACTGAAATCAAAGGTTTTTTGGTTGTGGAGTTCTGGTTCTGCtcagggaggggaatgggtgatGGAAAGGTTTAGTTCAGGGGTTGGTAATAAGTGATTTTAAGCTGCTCACCAACTGATTCTCCTAAAGGAGGAAGAGATGGTGAATTTAAGGTAGGTAAACCCGGTAGGTAAGtttagtgttttgtttttacttgTGATCAATGTATTGGGCACTGTGTGGAACAGGTCCATCATCAAATGATCTAATCTATCCACATTAGATCTTGCATAATAAGGTACTGCTGTGAGAGGTGATCCACTCAGGCTGACTACTAATACCACACTTGAAGCAGTGTTTTCATAGGATGTAAGCAGAAAGATTGATGATATgctacctttttttttgttagttcCAACATTCTCTTATTGCACTACACACGTGTTAACATTCCTCAGTCTCTGCCCCAATGGGCAAAATGTGGGAATGCACTGGGATGTAATGCTAGTACCATGAAATTTTCTGTTGAGGGAAGGTCTGATGGATATGTCTGAACTGCAAACCCAGTTCAGCATCTCATCAGAATACTTGGTGTCCTAGGCATTCTTGAgttgatgtggttctgtttgccaagctgggaatttatgttgcagacatttcgtaccctgtctaggtgacatcctccgtgcttgggagcctccggtgaagcgcttcGATAATcttccgccatttgtagtggtttgaatctgccgcttccggctgtccgttgcagtggccggtatattgggtccaggtctatgtgcttattgattgaatctgtggatgagtggatcccatgcaaggactgcacaaaacactgcataggacaaacaggaagacagctaacgatccacatccatgaacaccagctatccttagtagccacacactcataACAAGCAACaggagtttgactgggacaacactactattataggacaagccaaacagaacagccagggaattcctagaggcatggcactcatccacagattcaatcaataagcacatcgacctggacccaatataccaaccactgcaacggacagctggaactgacaaccggaaacggcagattcaaaccactacagatgccggaggaaacatcacagaagcgcttcatatgaggctcccaagcactgaggatgtcacctagacaggggacgaaacgtctgcaacacaaattcccagctcggcgaacagaaccacaacaatgagcaccggagctacaaatcttctcacaaactttgaatccttGAGTGGAGATTGATGTTCCTACACACTGCTGAGGAAGCCAGCTGCTGCAAGTGGAGGTTTCACCTGCCTGCAGTCAGTTCCATTCTAAATGTGCATTGTAAAACAAGACATtactttattgattttttttaatgctatgATAGAATGGTAAGTTATTTAGACTTGCTTTGGCTGATTTCTGGCCCAAGGAAGGAGGGGTGGGTGTAGTTTCTCTATTTAATTGTGCTTTTTGTTCAGGCAACCTTGAAACTGAAAACCAAGAAGTGGCCCAGGGAATGAAGGAAGAACCCCCACCCAGCCCTGTAACACCTGCTCAACCATTTCGACCCAGAAAAATTCCACCTGGTGGGGTCTCTAGTCTTGTTCTGGGATAAACCCACCACTTACTACTTTATCTGAGTTGCAGAActgaataaatgttaattttattgTGAACTGCAAAGTTTGAGCCCTACTGTTTTTGGACTAGCACTTTACATTTCACTGTTTCATTTGAGTGCATCAAACATCAGGCCTGCTGGGAAAGGCATGAAAGTGGTTCCTCCCTGTGATGTGGTTATTGAGTATGTTTGTGTATTTCATATGTGACTTCAGCCGCACTTCTGGCATTTTGAACTTTGTATTTGGTATATTGGAATGATTCGTGATGCAAATAAAAGTTTGCTTGAGAGTGGAGTTTTAATTCATCCTTTGTCTCACTAATAACCTGCATACATACAAGAGTATGACTGTTAGATAACTAAGTTAGTGAGGATAGAAAGCATCTGACAGCAGTTCTTATATCCACATCCTTTATGCACTAAACAGACTACAACTTAGCAAGAGTAGACTCTTCCTCTAGCTAGTGTTTTAGGGCTGTAAATGAAGTTTGTAACATgaattaacaaacaatccatTCAACCTTTATGGTGAGCACAGAGAGTACCACTCATTCTCAGGACAGAGTTTCAAAGATGAAGATTTATTTTACAATGTTCACTTTCTGGTGCTACAGTGAAAGAAAGAGATGAATTAaagggtaggaggtagaatcttTGTCTTCCACCTTCAAGGCTCGCTTGCAGGCTGCTTCAGAGAACAATCCCAGATTCTAAATTCTCCTTGTAAAGCCTTACCACCACCTAAAATGAGCAAAGGCTCTGTTTGCTTCAGCCATTTTGTGAAGATCATGCTTCCTCTTGATCACATTACCCTCATTGTTAAATGCAGCAAGCAACTCCTGTGACAATCTCTCATTCATATGAGTGCGGCGGTGCCGATTCTCACGGCATTCAGTAATTAACCATTTCATGGCCAAGAAACGTCGGCGATTATCAGTAAGAGGTGTTGGCACCTGCATCAAAATAAAGATGAGCTGGTTCACTAGTGAAGTCACAAGTCTCACCCAAGAGCTTCCCAAAAATAGTCTTTGTGCACAGTAACAGGTGAAAGTATGTTAATGCACCAAAGAACAGGAGCTGAATTGCCACCACCTCCTAGTTATGGCCTTTTATTAATAGGTATTGTGGAGGGTTGTAGGCTGTAGGATATTGTGTAGAGAAAGACAAGCAAGGCCAGAGaataatggatttttaaaaaattcacaatttGCTTGACTAATCATGTAACAAGTCTTGTTCTTGTCATCTATGCTTGCTACCTATAAAGTTTACAACAGATGGATTTTATAGACCAGCTCCAAATGCATCTCAAAAGTCATGTACATAGGTTTCTGATGGTAGGTGGAAGTAGGGAATCTTAGTGATAGCATGAATGGAGTTGAAAGCTCATCTGGGGACCAAACATCATAAAGTTGTGAGCAGGCCAGCTTGATTTGATTGTTGCCAGAGAGAATTGGGTGGGTGGGGCTGATGTCAGCAGATAGGGAACAGAGTTTGGGGTAAAGACCAAGAATAACGGATCCAGTACTTCCTTTAAGTCAGACGAAATATCTGCTTattcaatacaaaacaaaaataggATGAAAAGTGCTGTCATGTCTTACCTGGTAGGATTTGCCACCACGTTGTATGCTCGTCAACCCAATGACAGGTTTACAGTTTTCTAAAGCTTGGTGGAAGATCTTGTATGGATTACactcaatggcctccttctcagACTCTGATGCTTTGTGGTAACTTTCAATTTGCTTCCGTTTAATTGATTCAAAAGTCTAGGGAAACAACTGCCTCATTAGACCATAGCATCAATAATCCTATTCAATGCTTCTAGGTTCATGACATTTTTCCCTGAGATAAATGAACACACAAAAACAGTGACTATGCAGCAGCACATCTGACACTCCCAATTCATTCATTAAGTTACAATACAGGAGGTCAATTTACATGACTAGGAGACATATCCACAGTTTAGATTGTGTGTACTCGTGCAATGGTGAGTTGCATGTCTGTCCCTGGATATCACCGGTAAGTGCTGGTAGGGAAAGATTATATAAACTGGGGTACACCAATGGTGGGGCCAGTCCCTATTAAATAGCAGTGGACAGGGATGCAGACAGAGAAGATGCCACTGTCCAAGGACATAAACTATCTTGGTTTAAGTAGTAATATATTGTGTTATTTAGGGTTGTGTGACAACTATTATGTCAACATGCATCAAAGTATCACTGATGTTCCCTTGTTCCCATTCCCCAGAGAGATTCTTTTCTGTATTCCTATTCACAGTCCCAATACCTCCCCAGAATCATAGGTCAAATCCTACAGCTTTTCGGATAGAAGAACAAGCAGACTTTACCTTGCTCATGATCGATCTGGACAGTAATTTCTGACCTTTCAGCATCATCATGTTGGTGAACTTGCTGAAAGCATTTATAGTAAGAAAAAAATGTTACTTTCTCAAGAGTActgtcaaattgaaaaaaaaacacaagagaaCAAATGCTTGTAAAACTAGAcaaagaaatcaggaaagcaaagaggggatgagatagcattggcagataggttaaggataattcaaagagattcgacaagtacattaagagtaaAGGGATAACGAGAGAGAAGTAGGGCCTCGGAAAGGTAAAGGAAGTTGTCTGTGTTGAACCGCAGGAAATGGGAGGGAtactaaattaatactttgcatcagtttttaactgtggagaaagaaatggaggctaaagAACACGGAAATAAATTCTGATGTTTTAAAACAGcttacattacagaagagaaagttcTGGAGATCTTAGAGAAACTAAAAGTGGATAAACCTCCAggatttgatacaatgtatcccagaatattgtgggaagtaagggaggaaattgcgagaccccttgcagaaatatatGCATCTTCAGTAACTAGAGGTGAGATTCCTGatgagggtggctaatgttatgcctttgtttaagaagggttgtaaggagaaaccagaaGTCTATAGATCCTGTGGGTCTGACTTCATTTGCGGGTAAATTGTTGCAAGTGATTTTAAAACATAGACTTTATGGACATTGAGGAgtaaaaattgattagggatagtcagtatggctttctgcaaggaaaatcatgtctcaaacttgatttgaggtttttgagaaagttaccaaaatgattgataaaggcagagcagtagactcTGCTTGCTTAGACAAGgttttccacatggtaggctaattagtaaagttaagtcacatgggattcaggatgagcttgccaattggatacataattggcttaacggcaggagacagtgttttgcggactggaggcctgtccacggggattggttctgggtgttttttgtttggatgagaatatagaagttaGTACGTTTGCGGACAACACCAAAGGTagtggcattgtagacagtgaagaaagttttctaaattacaaagggatcttgatcaaatgggtcaatgagctgaaaatatggcagatgtagttcaaaGTGGATAAACGACATATATTGCATTTTAGTACAGCAAACAAGGGTAGGACCTATATAATTAATGCTTGGGTGATGTCTGCATCACATATTGacagtcaaagtgtggtgctggaaaagcacagcaggtcaggctccatccaaggagcaggggaggaAAAAaaacgattcctgatgaagggcttatgcctgaaatgtcaattcccttgctcctcggttgctgcctgacctgctgtacttttgcaGCATAtgattcaactctgatctccagcatctgcagtcctcattttcccaATCACaattgacagggtggttaaaaaggcatttagcatgctggtcttcattgctcagtcctttgagtataggaaagTCATGTTGAAGcggtacaagatattggtgaggcctcttctggagtattgtttgtgtcaccctgttataggaaggacattattaaatagctggagggggttcagaagagatttaccaggtatggaaggtttcaattataaagaaaggctgattaggctgggacgcttttcactggagcaaaggcgattgagaggtgaccttatagaaaacACGAGGGGTATAGAACCGGCTAATAGTAGGTATCTTTTCCTTAGgatagggatttcaagactgggggtacatttttaagagagaggagagagatttagaaaaagACGTTATGGACAAATTGTTTTACACGGAGGGCAgcacacatgtggaatgaacttcctaaggaagtggtggatgtgggcacaattacaacatttaaaaggcatttggataagtacataaataggaaaagtttggagggatataggctaggAGTAgtgaggtgggactagtttagtttgggattatgtgcagcttggactgaaggttctgtttctgtgctgtatgactatctcCCATATACTTTCTACATCAATAAACTGTTATTCTCAGACACTCAAACACTTTCTCATCTATCCTATTACGGTGCAGCTCAGGCTAAAATGTTAGTATGTCCTTAGGAAGCATCATAGGACATTTACTTGTGCTGAAGGTGTTACATAAACCAAGTTGTTGAGTAACATCAAGGATGCATGAAAAGGCTACAGTTGAAGAAGGTATTTGAGaaggctgtggttctgggagtttatagaaaagaaaaaggagaccatggagggatttgaaaacacaagtattcatttttaaattgaaatagtTTAATCACAAGCTAATGTAGGTCATTCAGCACTAGTGATGATGAGTGAGCAGGGCTTGGCGAGAGTTAGGACATGAGCAGACTTTTGGATTACCTCAAGCTAACAAAGAGTAGAATGCAGAAGAACATTCAGTTGGTTTAAAGGCCTCATTTAGTTTTATTGTTCTGAGGCTGCAAAGGCAGTAACTTACTGTATTATATCAATTCCTTAGAATGACAATAAAATTAATCTACACATTTAACCTGTAGCTCTAGTCTAAAACGtgcctttttgtgctttttaaaacaaagacagaacaAATTTGCAATGCAGTTTCTGTTGTCCATAATTCAGGGTCTACTATCTCAGTATCAAGTACACCAATCTCTCCAGTTTACATCACAAAAGGtgttcaactaggagaaagtgcagactgcaaatgctggagatcaaagtcaaaaagtgtggtgctcaaaacactcagcagatcagacagcatctgaggaggagaatcaacgttttaaCCGTGAAGGTGTTCACAGTTACTGGCACAGACCAAGATAATCAGACGAGGCTGAGATAGGCACTGGGGTAAAAAGAAACACTCAGGCAATTCACTAACCTGACCAAGAAGTCATAAAAGACACTACTGCTCTGATGATTTAGTGCTGCCTTTATGGGTCGGGTAGTCCTGAGCTCCAGGGCTGCTGTCTCCTCTGCGCCAAGTTCAGTAACTGGGATCTGGTGCCGCTCCTTGTTTATCTCAGGTTCCAGGTAATAAGGATTATACCGAGACCCACGCACAGGAACCaagctttttttgggggggttggGGGCAAGGAGTAGAAATTAATTACATTTCAGGAACTAGCATCGCCACAATGACATCCTGACACACCTCCCCATGTCCCCTTCAGGTCAACCACGACATTCCCCGCTTATCTCCAGGCCAGCCTAATGTTTTCCTTGCTCACACTATGCTgacatctctcccatctcctgtgcaGTTCCACACTATCCCTCCTACAACATAACCACCCACTGACAACCTCCCTACAACACTTTCCACGTTCGATAACCTCCCACTTCATTTCCTTTAACAGTAGTCTGACACGTTCTCTCATTTCTCATCCCCTTCATCCAACGTCCATCCTCAACCTCACCTACGTGCATTCCCTCTCACACCCACCAAACCTCACCCCAGCCCCTTTCCCCTTTCCCCTCAACCAACCCCCATCCAAAACCATTCTCCCTTTTACCGTCTCCCAAACCATTATTGCTCCCCACTCCCTCCAAGTCCCTTCCGCATCCCCACCCCCCTCGACAGCTCTCCTTGTCCCAGCTTTGGGCAGAAACCGAGTCATACACTCACCCGGGCATCCAagcagtgaggcagcagcgccCAAGCCTTGCCGCCGACCCCATCACCAAGCTGCTCCCACCCGCCGCCATCTTACGCCAACCTCCGGTTTtcggtcgccgccatcttgaatgaGGCGCTCAAGACCCTTTGTTGCCCTTCATGCGCCTGCCTGACTCGTTACCTAGCAACAAAGCTCAGCGCCAAGCAGAAAGCGAGGAAGGGGTCCGTTCAGCCCATAGCACATGTACTAGCCCTTAGAAAAGCAGTCTTGTTTGATGTTTCATCTGCGATTGATTTTTATCCATAACTCCGTAAA
Above is a window of Chiloscyllium plagiosum isolate BGI_BamShark_2017 chromosome 24, ASM401019v2, whole genome shotgun sequence DNA encoding:
- the mrps7 gene encoding 28S ribosomal protein S7, mitochondrial; translated protein: MAAGGSSLVMGSAARLGRCCLTAWMPGLVPVRGSRYNPYYLEPEINKERHQIPVTELGAEETAALELRTTRPIKAALNHQSSSVFYDFLVSKFTNMMMLKGQKLLSRSIMSKTFESIKRKQIESYHKASESEKEAIECNPYKIFHQALENCKPVIGLTSIQRGGKSYQVPTPLTDNRRRFLAMKWLITECRENRHRRTHMNERLSQELLAAFNNEGNVIKRKHDLHKMAEANRAFAHFRWW